A window from Opitutia bacterium ISCC 52 encodes these proteins:
- a CDS encoding glutaredoxin has protein sequence MQIKAYLKPSCGWSMGVRAIMQKHDLEYEDIDIINNASNYAEMVQKSGQPLSPCVEIDGIMLADVSGEEVEAYMLSNKLVGANDEAVDVPTDRGCTDEEHEKMRQEQEGQGGQPIRFF, from the coding sequence ATGCAAATTAAAGCCTATTTAAAACCTAGTTGCGGATGGAGCATGGGAGTGCGTGCCATCATGCAGAAACACGATCTTGAATACGAAGACATCGATATCATCAATAACGCGTCCAATTACGCTGAGATGGTTCAAAAGTCAGGCCAGCCACTGTCTCCCTGTGTGGAGATCGATGGTATCATGCTCGCTGATGTGAGTGGTGAAGAGGTCGAAGCCTACATGCTCTCCAACAAGTTGGTGGGTGCCAATGATGAAGCTGTCGATGTCCCAACCGACCGTGGTTGCACCGACGAGGAGCATGAAAAGATGCGCCAGGAGCAGGAAGGCCAAGGCGGTCAACCGATTCGCTTCTTCTGA
- the def gene encoding peptide deformylase yields MALRISNYNEPILRETGKRIELFDEELTELCDQMLETMYKNEGIGLAAQQIGRALMLCVIDVPQSRDHSFSFTLDGKSPPAELIMPMAIINPTVELLPSAETTYEEGCLSFPGINGSVVRPDKVRVSFQDENGDPHEMECNGLLGRCVQHEVDHLNGVLFIDRMDKESLEIVEGRIKKLKKQTQKFLKKS; encoded by the coding sequence ATGGCGCTTCGAATTTCCAATTACAACGAACCGATTCTCCGCGAGACAGGCAAACGGATTGAACTATTTGACGAAGAACTGACAGAACTCTGCGATCAGATGCTCGAGACCATGTACAAAAATGAAGGGATTGGTTTGGCTGCTCAGCAAATTGGCCGTGCACTGATGCTCTGCGTGATCGATGTACCACAATCAAGAGACCATAGCTTTTCATTCACCCTCGATGGCAAAAGCCCACCAGCTGAACTCATTATGCCGATGGCCATTATCAACCCCACGGTTGAGTTACTCCCGAGTGCAGAGACTACCTATGAAGAAGGATGCCTTTCGTTTCCTGGGATAAATGGAAGTGTCGTTCGCCCAGATAAAGTCCGGGTATCCTTCCAGGACGAAAATGGAGATCCCCATGAGATGGAATGTAATGGGCTCCTGGGACGATGCGTTCAGCACGAGGTGGATCACCTTAACGGGGTCCTGTTTATTGACCGTATGGACAAGGAGAGTCTCGAAATCGTGGAAGGCCGGATCAAGAAACTGAAGAAGCAGACCCAGAAGTTTCTGAAGAAATCCTGA
- a CDS encoding oligogalacturonate lyase family protein, with the protein MNRIRIIKLCLLGLFSGAASFVAEGQSPLPYTLGEILHEDSFDSMSNWVAEQQPGGSVEIHNGKMEIDDAAGCTVWFKHRMTGPVLIEYDVHMIKAGGPNDNTRDLNCFWMAIDPNYPTDIFRNTSRTGQFKTYDYLRLYYVGYGGHFNKKTRFRKYNGLGEKPLLPQHDLSREEFMIPPNQTIKIQIVVMGNRTQYIRDGEVIFDFYDAEPYSEGWFAFRTVKNHMTADNFKVTRLIPGAGVDINPPLMHTGAYDEGYSIHQVSTGRSPSVHAYMDICPESPDGKHITYFEFEDKIPGWGHVTVVDRKSGESRYVSERVLGHSHDGTRQQWLDNEHLIFGVENEDASIIVNINDKTSRRVNGSIGMVSEINRNGLTHNNYPVSKYGKDHKPSEMMIMDLAEGTTQTLVNEVEMIPMHPRQDIIRDPKWKGMGVFKHPKWSPVGDKLFWVYMLEIKGTNTKLVKSALLADSNGENIRYVSEIGQHSMWSDNNHLLSYIRKPGFTHWENPTAQDVMIHPTNGDEDYPLIPNALGIHGSLNPEGTLFVTDIHDWPQKSRHAVLLYDVASGDYRVLARMRGAKDDLENDIHPHPSWSRDGKGIYFNSTDTGESRVYFIDLSKFEFRPVASGD; encoded by the coding sequence ATGAATCGCATTCGCATAATTAAACTCTGTCTTCTGGGTCTCTTTTCGGGAGCAGCTTCATTCGTTGCAGAAGGTCAATCGCCGTTACCCTATACTCTGGGAGAAATCCTTCATGAGGATAGCTTTGACTCCATGTCGAATTGGGTCGCCGAGCAGCAACCCGGGGGCAGCGTAGAGATCCATAACGGTAAAATGGAGATCGATGACGCCGCAGGTTGCACCGTTTGGTTTAAGCACAGAATGACAGGCCCCGTTCTCATCGAGTACGATGTCCACATGATCAAAGCCGGCGGACCCAACGACAACACTCGTGATCTCAATTGCTTCTGGATGGCTATCGACCCTAACTATCCGACTGACATCTTTCGGAACACATCTCGAACCGGTCAGTTTAAAACCTATGATTATTTGCGACTCTACTACGTTGGCTATGGAGGCCACTTTAATAAAAAAACCCGCTTCCGCAAATACAACGGCCTCGGCGAGAAGCCCCTGCTGCCGCAGCACGACCTGAGCCGCGAAGAATTCATGATCCCGCCCAATCAAACCATCAAGATCCAGATTGTGGTTATGGGAAACCGCACCCAATACATTCGCGACGGTGAGGTGATCTTCGATTTTTACGACGCGGAGCCCTATAGCGAAGGCTGGTTCGCCTTCCGAACGGTCAAGAATCACATGACCGCAGACAACTTTAAGGTGACACGCCTCATTCCTGGAGCCGGTGTGGATATCAACCCACCACTCATGCACACAGGCGCTTATGATGAGGGCTACTCTATTCATCAGGTCTCAACTGGAAGATCACCCTCCGTGCATGCTTACATGGACATCTGCCCTGAGAGTCCGGATGGAAAGCATATTACCTATTTTGAGTTTGAAGACAAAATTCCGGGTTGGGGCCATGTTACGGTGGTTGATCGAAAATCAGGAGAATCGCGCTACGTCTCGGAACGCGTTTTAGGGCACTCGCACGATGGGACTCGTCAACAGTGGTTAGATAACGAGCACCTGATCTTTGGCGTGGAAAACGAGGACGCTTCCATCATCGTCAATATCAACGACAAGACCAGCCGTCGTGTTAATGGCTCTATTGGCATGGTGTCCGAAATCAATCGGAATGGGCTTACGCACAACAACTACCCCGTCAGCAAATATGGGAAAGATCACAAGCCATCCGAAATGATGATCATGGACCTTGCAGAGGGAACCACCCAAACCCTGGTCAACGAAGTGGAAATGATCCCCATGCATCCACGCCAAGACATCATCAGGGATCCGAAATGGAAAGGCATGGGTGTATTCAAACACCCGAAGTGGTCACCAGTTGGGGACAAACTATTCTGGGTCTATATGCTGGAGATCAAAGGCACCAATACAAAACTCGTGAAATCGGCTCTGCTGGCCGACAGCAATGGTGAGAACATCCGCTATGTTTCCGAAATCGGGCAACACTCCATGTGGTCCGACAACAACCACCTGCTATCGTATATTCGCAAACCAGGCTTCACCCATTGGGAGAACCCAACCGCGCAGGATGTCATGATTCATCCAACCAATGGCGACGAAGACTACCCACTCATTCCCAATGCACTAGGCATTCACGGTTCGCTCAATCCTGAAGGTACCCTGTTTGTGACCGACATCCACGACTGGCCGCAAAAGAGCCGTCATGCTGTCTTACTCTACGACGTCGCGTCGGGCGATTATCGGGTCCTGGCCAGAATGCGAGGTGCAAAGGACGACCTGGAAAACGATATACACCCCCACCCCAGCTGGTCACGGGATGGAAAAGGCATTTACTTCAACAGCACCGACACCGGGGAAAGCCGGGTATACTTCATCGACTTGTCGAAGTTCGAATTTCGACCAGTTGCGAGCGGGGATTAA